A region of the Chryseobacterium cucumeris genome:
TTTTCAATGAAATTCTTGGAGATTGCTAAGCCCAGCCCCGTCCCGTTCTGATGTTCTCCGGGAACCTGGAAATAGCGGTCAAAGATCTGGCGGTGGTATTGTTCATCAATTCCGCTTCCGGTATCAATAATACTGAACTGAATAAATGCATTGAGTTTTTCTACCACGATCTTAATATTTTCATCCTGAAAAGAGTGCTTCACCGCATTGGTCAGGAAATTATTCATTACCCAGACGGTTTTATCAAAATCTGCGGTCACCGCATCACTGTCTTCCAGAAGATATTCTGTGCTGATGTAGATATTTTTCTGCTCCGCCAGTTTTTCAACATTCTTTACAGCAGTCTGTACAATTTCTTTCGGAGAACATTTCCCAATAGTCAGTCTGATATTTCCGGATTCTACCTGAGAAAGATTCAGCAATTCTCCAGTGATATCCAATAATCGCTGTCCGTCTTCATTGATACTTTTCAATAATTCCTGCTGCTGCTCATTCAGTTCTCCGAACTTTTGGTTTCCAAGAAGCTGAACACCCATTTTGATAGCTGAAATCGGAGTTTTCAATTCATGGGAAATGGTTGCAATGAAGTTGGTTTTGGCAAAATCAAGCTCTTTAAAAGGCGTAATGTTTCTCAACAATATTACCTTTCCTATATTTTTTTTCTCCTTTTCTCCTGTTTTTACAATATTGATGGGAATAATATCCTGTTCAAAATAGTTTTCCTTATTATCGCGGACAATTTTAATCGGATCTTTTACCGGATGATCTATATTTTTCAGCAGTTCACGCATCAGATCATTATTGATGGCTACTTCATGAGCCGTTTTTCCAATAATATCTTCCTTATGGAGATTCGTGATCTTTAAAGCTTCATCATTGATCATGTAGATAAAATGATTCTCATCCAGACCAATTACCGCATCATGCATATTATTGACCAACGTTTCGATCCGTTTTTTATCCATCAGCTGCTTGGAAAGCGTGCTGCTTTCGTACTCCTGAAGTTTCTCCGCCATGGTATTGAAGGAATCTGCCAGACTGTTGAATTCTTCACTTCCTTTAAAATGAACCCTCTCGCTATAGTTTTTATCGGCAATCTGTTTGATACTGAAGGTCAATTGATTGATAGGCTCTGCAATGGTTTGCGGCAAATTGAAAAGCAGGATAAAAGCAATCAGAAAGCATACAGTACCTAAACTTACGATCCAAAAAGTAGCATTTTCTGCTGTTATAATCGCAATGTCACTTTTTCGTTCTATTCCCTTCATATTCAAAGACATGATCTTCGAAAGATCTTCACGGATAAGCTTTTCTTTATTGATATCGGGAGCTTTAAGGTAGCTGTTGAAATGCAGATTCAGATTCTGAGTGGCTTCTTTTTCTCCAAATTCTGTAAGGTTCTTTTCCTGAAGCTTATTATTTTTTCGAAAATCTGCTATGGCAACGGTACTGTCTGTACTGATATTATCCAATGCCAAAAGCATATTTTTGGAAAATTCCAGGCTGTTGTAATTGGCCGTAAGGATCTTTTCAGTATCGGATTTTAATTTATTGATGTATACAGAACCTATCACTGAAAGCAGAACGATCAGTAAAAATAAAAGGCCCACGCCTAAGGTAAGTTTCGTTTTAAGTTTCATTACTTTTAAGATAAAATAATAATATCTATCTGTCTTTCATTCAGCCTGTTCATAAGGGTATAGATCCAGCTGTATCCCAACATTCGCTGCCAGAAACTGGCGTGAGGTTTTCCAATACAGACCGTCGTGATGTTATGAGCAATCACATATTCCAGAATCCCGTTGTGGACACTGCTTTCTTTGATGCGGACTACTTTGGCACCTAATTCCTGTGCTAAATTAAAATTATTAATTAAATACCGTTGTTTGTCCAATGCAATTTTTTCCGGATTTTCAGAGGGCTTCTGAACGTACAAAACAGTCCATGGACTGTTATAGTAGCTGGCTAATCTGGCGGTTTTACGGATAATTGTTTTAGCAATCTTCTCATTACTGCTGATACAGGCCAGGAATTTTATGGGCTTAAAATTTTCGGTTTTGATCTCTGTTTCCACCTTTCTCTCCACGTGGGTGGCCACTTCTTTTAAAGCCAATTCACGAAGCTGCAGAATATGTCCGCTCTGGAAGAAATTACTAAGCGCCGTCTGAATTTTTTCTTTTTTATAGATTTTTCCCTCTTTTAAACGGGTCAGCAGCTCATCAGCCGTAAGGTCAATATTGACTACTTCATCTGCTAGCGCCAGTATTTTATCCGGAACCCGCTCTGTTACTTCTACCCCGGTAATTTTCTTTACCTCTTCATTCAGGCTTTCGATATGCTGGATATTCATAGCACTGATGACGTTGATTCCGTTATCAAGAATTTCCAGTACATCCTGCCATCTTTTTTTATTTTTGGAACCTTCTACGTTGGTATGGGCCAGCTCGTCTACTAACACGACTTCAGGATGTTCATTGATAATGGCCTGAAGATCCATCTCCTCAAGGTTTTTTCCTTTATAAAAAACTGATTTCCTTTCAATTTGAGGAATTCCTTCTACAAGAGCTTCAGTTTCTTCACGGCCATGCGTTTCAATATAGCCAATCTTTACATCAATGCCATTTCGCAAAAGGGAATGCGCTTCCTGGAGCATACGGAAGGTCTTTCCTACACCTGCACTCATCCCTATATAAATTTTGAATTTTCCTTTACGGGATTTTTGAATCAGTTCTAAAAAATCTTTTGCTGATGACATTGATTTTATTCTTTTTAATTTTACTTTAAGCACTATTTTCTGTGGCTAAACCGATTTTAAAACCAGACTGCTAAGCTTGACGTTATAAAGAAATTTCCTTTTTTAAATTCATCATTTTTAGCAAAAATGGCGTCTTTTGAAGTAAAACCTCTCGCTTCTGTGCGGAAAACTACATTTTTGAATATGGCATAGTCTACATTGAGAGAATATCCGAAGGTCTGAAATCCATTGGGAGTTTCTGTACTGATAATCACGCCGTTTTTATCATTATAATATTCCAGTCTTCCCGCTAATGCCCATTTGCTGTCCAATTGATATTTCATCTGAACATTCGGGCTATACCAGATATTATACTGCTCGCTTCCTTTTGATTTCTGCTCAGCGCCAATATCAAATCCCAATATAGCCGAAAACTGATCTGTCAGTTGAAAGCTTCCGTACAAATCATGGAAGTAACGCATTCTTTTATCTTCTTTTGCTTTATCATTTCCTATGAATGAGCTGCTGTTCAAAGTAATTTTATCAGTTGGTTTATAGGTTACCTGGTGACCAAAAGAAATACTCTGGTTTCCCTCAGGTTTGGCTATTCTCTGCCATCCGTTCAATACCAGTCCGCTTAAAAACCATCTCCCATTATCTGAAGTATAGGAAATCTTAGCTCCGGTTTCAAAATACGGAGAGTTCTCTGCAGCTAAGCTTCTTGTCAGATTAACATTGTCTTTTCCTATAGCACTTTCCCATCCAATATGGGAAGGCATGATCCCTGCATCAATCCATAAATTCTTATTCTTTGATAATCTGATTCCTACATTGGCTTCGTTTACATAACGCAGTGCATTTTGTTCTGCTGCCATATTATCCTGGGCATAGGTTCCGGCCATTAAAGCTACATTAGCACGGATATTTTCGCTCTGATAATTGGCTTTAACCAATCCCAGGTTAAGGTTCATTTCATTGTGCCTGTTATAGGAATACAAAAAGTTTTGACGAATATGATTACCAGGCTCATTAAAATCATACGTATAAAAAAGTTCTGCATAAGCGGAAAAGGTCACTTTATTACTTGTTTTTAATGAATCTGATGATTGGGCTTTTGAGAAAAACATTCCCAATACGGCTCCTATAACTAAATATTTTTTCACGTTATTTTTATATTATTTAAGAGTATAAGAAGAATTTAGCTATTAAGAAAAGATAAGGATTTACCAGCGAATTATAAATGAGAAATATTTTAAAATCGTAGATTTTTTTGTGTAGCTCCTTCAATCATCTTAATGGCTTCAATTCTTCTTTTTATCATTGTATGATTTGAATTATTTTAATTGATCTAAAGCAATATTAAGCTTCAGAACATTTACTTTTGACGGTCCGAAAAGTCCTAAGAAAGGCTTTTCAGTCTGATTATTAATTAAGCTTTTGATCTGTTCCTCTGAAATACTTCTCACTTTTGCAATTCTTTTTGCCTGGTATAAAGCCCCTTCTTGAGAAATATCCGGATCCAGTCCGCTTCCGCTGGCGGTTACCAATTCTACAGGAACTTTAGCATTACCCATTTCAGGATTGTCCATTTTTAAAGTATCAATTCTTTTCTGTACAATTTCCAGATATTCTTTATTGCTTGGACCTTTGTTGCTTCCTCCACTTCCCGCTGCGTTATAATCGACAGAGGATGGACGACCGTGGAAATATTTTTCAGACTTAAATTCCTGCCCGATATTGGCATAAAACTTCTGCCCTTTATTGTAAACAATTTCTCCGTTTCCTTTGTTAGGAAGTATTTTAGAACCTCCATAAACCACTGCCAGATAAATACCAGTAACTAGCAACATGACAAGAGTTAATCTGAATGCTGAAACAATATGATTTTTCATTTTTTTAATTTTAATAGAATAAACTGATTACCAGATCAATGATTTTGATTCCGATGAACGGAACGATTACTCCGCCTAACCCATAGATCAAAAGGTTTCTTCTTAATAATGCACTGGCACCGATGGGCTTGTAAGCAACTCCTTTCAACGCCAGCGGAATCAGGAACGGAATAATCACCGCATTGAAAATAACCGCTGATAATATGGCTGTTTCAGGACTGTGAAGGTTCATAATGTTCAGCTTCTGAAGAGAAGGAATAAAAGTGATAAAGAGCGCCGGAATAATGGCAAAATACTTTGCTACGTCGTTTGCAATACTGAAAGTGGTCAACGTTCCTCTGGTCATCAATAGCTGTTTACCGATTTCTACAATTTCGATCAGCTTTGTAGGGTCATTATCCAGGTCTACCATGTTGCCGGCTTCTTTAGCAGCCTGCGTTCCGCTGTTCATCGCAACACCTACATCTGCCTGGGCTAGTGCCGGAGCATCATTGGTTCCGTCTCCCATCATCGCTACCAGCTTACCTTCCTGCTGTTCCTTTTTGATGTAATTCATTTTGTCTTCAGGTTTAGCTTCGGCAATAAAGTCGTCTACCCCTGCTTTTTCAGCAATGAATTTTGCAGTCAGAGGATTATCTCCTGTTACCATTACCGTTTTCACTCCCATTTTTCTCAGTCTCTGGAAACGTTCCTGAATTCCGGTTTTAATAATATCCTGAAGTTCAATAACGCCCCAAACTTTTTCATTAACGGCTACTACTAAAGGAGTTCCTCCGTTTTCAGAAATTTTGGTTACCGCATCCTGGGTTTCCTGTGGGAAGATATTCCCGGCTTTTTCAGTCAGTTTTTTTATTGTATCGTAAGCTCCTTTACGGATTCTTGTTTCGTCAAAATCAATTCCTGAAGTTCTTGTTTCTGCAGTAAAATCGATATACGTAGGATTGGAAACCAATAAATCTTCAGTTTTTAAGGCACTCAGTTCAATGATAGATTTTCCTTCCGGTGTTTCATCCGCTACAGAACTTAATGCTGATGCTTTAATAAATTCTTCAAGCTGAATTCCATTGGCGGGGTGAAATTGAGTTGCTTTTCTGTTTCCGATGGTAATTGTTCCGGTTTTATCCAAAAGCAATACATCAATATCTCCTGCTGTTTCCACTGCTTTTCCACTTTTAGTAATCACATTCGCTCTCAGCGCTCTGTCCATCCCCGCTATCCCGATTGCAGAAAGCAGACCTCCGATGGTTGTCGGAATAAGACAAACGAAAAGAGATATAAATGCCGCTATGGTAATCGGAGTCTGCGCATAATCTGCAAAAGGTTTTAAAGTGAGGGTAACAATAATAAATGTAAGCGTGAATCCTGCTAAAAGTATGGTTAATGCGATTTCGTTGGGTGTTTTCTGTCTTGACGCTCCTTCTACAAGAGCAATCATTTTATCTAAGAAGGATTCTCCGGGTTTTGTGGTTACTCTTACTTTAATTCTGTCTGACAATACTTTCGTTCCTCCTGTTACAGAACTTTTGTCTCCACCCGCTTCACGGATGACAGGTGCACTTTCTCCGGTAATAGCAGACTCATCAATGGTAGCAAGACCTTCAATAATCTCACCATCCATCGGAATCTGATCTCCGGCTTCACAAAGGAAAATATCACCTAAGGTCATTTCAGCAGACATCTTCAGCCTTGTTTCTACCTGAAATCCCGGCTTGTTATCAAGTACCAGTTTGGCCGGAGTTTCTTCCCTTGTTTTTCTAAGGGTATCAGCCTGCGCTTTTCCCCTTGCCTCTGCAATAGCTTCTGCAAAATTGGCAAACAAAACGGTGAAAAATAAAATTATAAATACTAAAAAGTTGTAGGAAAAGCTTCCCTGGGTTTTATCACCGGTAAGGCTGAACATGCTTACGATAAACATGACGATGGTTCCGATTTCTACCAGGAACATTACCGGATTTTTAAACATAATTTTCGGATTCAGCTTTACGAAGGACTGTTTTATCGCTTCGTTGACCAAATCTCTTTGAAACAATGTTTGTGACTGATTTTTCATTTTTTTGAAAGAATTTATATCATTGTAAATCAATAGTAACCATCAAGGTCTGCCGGATAATAAGGATAGATATGGATAATATTAAGTGAACGTTTCGTAAGTGTCAGACTAGTTTCCTTACACTTTTCAGCTTCCTTAATGGTTGAATATTGATTTTAATTTTTAATGTTCAAATTTATTTTGAGAAATATTGAATCTGCTCTGCAATAGGGCCTAAAGTCAATGCAGGGAAGAAAGACAACGCTGCAATCAGTAAAATCACTGCCAGAGTCATGAATCCGAAAGTTGCCGTATCTGTTTTCAATGTTCCTGAACTTTCAGGGATATATTTCTTCTGTGCCAACAGACCTGCAATGGCTACCGGTCCTATGATCGGGATAAATCTTGAGAGTAACAGAACAATTCCCGTTGAGATATTCCACCAGGGTGTATTATCTCCAAGCCCTTCAAATCCGGATCCGTTATTCGCTGCAGAAGAAGTAAACTCATACAGCATTTCACTGAAACCATGGAAGCCGGGATTATTCAATGTTTTTGCCCCAAATTCTGGTAGATAAGCCGTTAAAGCTGTTCCTGCAAGAATTAAGAAAGGATGAAATAAAGCCACAATCATTGCGATTTTCATCTCTTTGGCTTCAATCTTTTTACCCATAAATTCCGGGGTTCTTCCTACCATCAGACCACTGATAAACACCGCCAGAATGATAAAGATGAAATAGTTCAGAATTCCGACTCCACAGCCTCCGTAGAAGCAGTTGATCATCATCGCAAGCAATTCATTCATTCCCGAAAGCGGCATTGTACTGTCATGCATTGAGTTCACAGATCCTGTTGAAATAACTGTGGTTGCAATACTCCAGTAGCCGGACGCTGCACTTCCGAAACGGATTTCTTTACCTTCCATAGCTCCCAGGCTGTTATCTGTTCCCATTTTTGTGATCAAAGGATTTCCTCCTGTTTCATTCACGATATTCGGAATGGTAAGTGCCAGAAAACCGACCGTCATTACCGTAAAAATCACCCATGAAAGTTTTCTTTTATTCAGATAAAAACCCAGTGCAAATACCAATGCAAACGGAATGATCATCTGAGCGATCATCTCTGTCATATTGGTCATATAATTGGGATTTTCAAGCGGGTGCGCAGAGTTGGCTCCGAAAAATCCACCTCCGTTAGTTCCCAAATGTTTGATCGCAACAAATGCAGATACAGGCCCTCTGGAAACATCAGCTTTCTGACCTTCCAGTGTTATAATGTGATCTTTTCCTTCGAATGTCATCGGACTTCCGTTAATAGAAAGTACTAAAGCAACAATTACACTTATCGGAACCAGGATCCTGACCATTGATTTGGTGAAAAAATCGTAGAAGTTCCCAAGTTCGGTACTTGTTTTTTCTTTAAAAGCCTTGAAAAGGACAGCCATTGCCGCCATTCCCGTTGCAGCCGTAACAAACTGTAAAAACATCAGATAAAGCTGGCTCAGATAACTTACTCCTGTTTCTCCTGAATAATGCTGTAAATTACAGTTCACTAAGAATGAAATGGTAGTATTAAAAGCCAGATCGGGTGACATATTTGGATTCCCATCAGGGTTCAAAGGAAGCCATGCCTGATTCAGCAAAAGAAGGAAACCTATGATGAACCAAACCAGATTGATCGCCAGCATGGCATACATATTCTGTTTCCAGTTCATCTGGCGTGTAGGATTAATTCCCGAAACTTTATAAATTAACTTTTCAATGGGTTCAAAAACCGGATCCAGAAAAGTCTTTTTGTATCCGTAGACATTAGCTATATATTTCCCTAAAAATATTCCGATAACTAATGTGATAGCAAACATTGCTATAATGCCTAAAATCTCTGTATTCATGACTAATTAAAATTTTTCAGGTTTCATTAAAACATAACAGATATACACAAAGGCAAGTATTGAGAGGAAAAATAAACTCCACATAATTTATATTCTATCAAAAAATTCAACTGATTTATACAAAAGCCAAAACAATACTGCAAAAAGCAGAATTAAACTTATGAGCATCATATTTTAATCATTAGGGTTAAAAGAGTCAACAATACGTACGATACAATCAGCAGACTAAAAGTCGAGTGCTCCCGTTTTTTAAACGTTTTTCTTGAAATTGTCATTTTTAAATATTTTATTCGAAGACTATATGCCAAAAGAAAGTCCATTCTGAAAAACAAACACCCAAACAATTGAATAACAATATATTAAAACTAAATACTAAACTATATAAAAACAGAAAAGCCTATCAAAATGATAGGCTCTTTATTAAAATGATAAAAGGTTTATTTTAATCCGTATTCTTCAAGTTTACGGTACAATGTGGCAATACCGATTTCCAGTAAACGGGCAGCTTCTGCCTTGTTACCTTTTGTATACTGTAGAACCTTCTGTATGTGAATTTTTTCCAGTGATCTGATACTTAAAGAATCACTTTCAGGAACAGCTTTTTCCGAATAATGGGGAAGACTTTCTGCGTCAAGGATATTGTTATCCATCAAAATCAAGCTGCGTTCCACGGCATTTCTCAGTTCACGGATATTTCCTTTCCAGTCGTTTCGTTCCAGTACTTTATAGTAATCAGGATTTACCTGAACTCCTGTCAGATGAAGTTTATGAGAAAAAATATCTATAAAATGCTTGGCAATAGCTTTCAGGTCTTCTTTTCGTTCTCTTAATGGCGGAAGCATGATCTCAAAGACATTCAGCCTGAAATAAAGGTCTTCTCTGAAATTTCCCTGCTTTATTTCATCTATCAGGTCTCTGTTGGTAGCAGCAATTAACCTGAAGTCAGATTTAGAAACTTTGGTTTCACCCATTTTGATAAATTCCCTGGTTTCTAAAACTCTGAGCAGTTTTGCCTGAAGTTCTATTGGCATCTCACCGATTTCATCCAAAAACAGAGTTCCTCCGTTAGCTTCTTCAATCAATCCTTTCTTATCTTTCAAAGCTCCAGTAAAAGCACCTTGTTTATGACCAAAAAGCTCGCTTTCCAGAATTTCTTTACTGAATGCTGAACAATTAATCGCTACAAAACTGTTTTTCTTCCTGTCACTTCCTTCGTGAATGGCACTCGCAAAAACTTCCTTACCCGTTCCGGTTTCCCCTGTAAGAAGAACAGCAGCATCCGTTAAAGCTACTTTTTCAGCCAGTTTCTTAGCCTGCAAAATAAGTGGTGATTTACCTATTATCTGATTAAACCCTTTCGTCACAGCCTGTTGAACAACCCTCGATTTATTGTCTTTTACCTTATCAAGAGCCTTATACACCAATGGGATTATTTTCTCATTATCATCTCCTTTCACCAGATAATCATAAGCACCATTCTTCATAGCCTGTACAGCATCCGTAATATTACCGAATGCCGTCATCAGGATAATTTCAAGCTGTGGATATTTAGTTTTGATAGCCTTTACCAGCTCTACCCCAAAAGCATCAGGCAGACGAACATCGCTCAGAACAACATCAAATTCATATTGCTCCAGCATCGTCATTGCCGAACGCGCCGTAGAAGCTTCTTTTACATTAAAATTCTCTTGGGAAAGGATCATTCCTAGTAATTTAAGGAGTTTGATCTCATCATCGATGATCAGAATATTTCCTGACATTGTAATTATTTTTGGAAAACTGGTACAAACTTATTGAATTTATTCGAGGAAAACGGGGTAATAGAAGGAAATAGTTTACTGAACACCACTTGAGATTTCAGGAGCTGTTTCCCGCTATCCATTCATACTCCTCGCGCCTGCGCTCCCGCCCTGAGCAAAGCCGCAGGGTCCCACACTCCAACCCATTCACCCTCCAACCCAGCTGCGGGGTAACCATTCCTATCGGGGCTAGGATGGTGAATGAATCATCAATGATAAATTATAAAATGATGTAACGAAGTCCGGGATACCGATTCCGTGGTTATCTTTCAATGGAGTTATTGGTTGCAATGGCGTCTTTCTTTTTATTTGGCCTGCTTCTTTCCTACTGTGTCATTCCGCAGGAATCCAAGCTCTTTTATTAGAGTCTTTATGATTTTTTTAACTCAGACGGTTTGATACTGTAAAATTGTTTGATGATACTTTGTTGAGACTCCTACGGAGTGACAATTGGAGTGTATGCTGTCCAGCATAAGTGATCAATGATAGGTGATAAGTGATAGTTGATCAATCATAGTTGATTGATGTATCGTTTATCAATTATTATTCATTGCTTATTGCTTATAAGCTTAGCTTGGGTATAAAACAAAAAAATCCTTTATCACAATGATAAAGGATTTTTTAAAAATAAAATAAAAACTGGCGGCGGCCTACTCTCCCGCGTTAGCAGTACCATCGGCGCTGGTGGGCTTAACTTCTGTGCATATTCAGAGACAACTTGTCGTTTGAATGCCTCACTGTATTCTTGGACAGGGGACGATGTTTTTTTTAGATTCATAAGGGTGACTAATTTTATGGTTTTTTAGTCAACCTTTTTCAGGACGAGACAGTACATAAAAAAACCTCAGTAAAAACTGAGGTTTTAATTTTTATAAAACGCTTAAATTATGCGTTTGGTTCTACAGATACGAAAGATCTGTTGTTTGCTTTCTTTCTGAAAACTACTTTACCATCTACTAATGCAAACAAAGTGTGATCTTTACCGATTCCCACGTTATCACCTGGGTGGTGCTGAGTACCTCTTTGTCTAACAATAATATTTCCGGCAATAGCTTCTTGTCCTCCGAAAATCTTCACACCTAATCTTTTAGAGTGAGACTCTCTACCGTTCTTGGAACTACCGACTCCTTTCTTGTGTGCCATTTTATTACTGGATTATTTATTAAGTGCTTTAAATTGATCGATGTTCTTAATGATAGCAGCATCAACTTCTTCATGAGTAAGAACATTCTTTTCTAATTCAACTTTAACTGCTTTACCTAAAGTAATTAAAGTTTCTCTGTTCTCTTTAGACTGAGACAAGTTGTTTTTCTTTAAGTGATAGTTCAACTCGTGATCTTCACCAAAGTTAACAGTTGCGTTGTCAGAAAGAACTTCACCTTTCACAGTTTCTTTTTTAGCAGCAGCTTTTTTAGCACCACCTTCAAAACCTGTAATACCAGTGATTACGATTTGAGTTAAAGATTGTCTGTGACCGTTTTTCACTTTGTAACCTTTTCTTCTTTTCTTTTTGAAAACGATTACTTTATCAGCTTTAACGTGGTCAAGGATCTCTGCTTCTACAGTGATTCCGTTTACAGCTGGGGCGCCTACAGTGATTGCACCGTTTACAGTAAGAAGAACTTTATCGAAAGAAACTTTTCCTCCTTTATCTCCTTTTAAACGGTTTACAAACAACTTCTGGTCTTGCTCAACTTTGTATTGAAGCCCTGCTATTTCTACAATTGCAAACATTGTTTATAAATTTTTAGTTATTTCGAGGTGCAAATATACATATAAATTTCTAAATAGCTTACAATCAAAGCAATGTTTTTTTAAATAAAACCTTATTCACTTTATTTTGATTAATTTTTTTTATTAATGTACTCACAATTAAGAGATAATTTCATAAATTCGTTTTACCAAATTGATATTATATATGAAAAGAAACTTTAATCTCTGCTTACTAGCAGGTGCCATTGCTGTAACTTCATTGACAGCATGTAGTGATGACCAAATGGACAACAATGTTCAACCTCAACAAGAAGCACTGAGTGCAAAAGTTGATCAGCCGGGAACTACTGAAAAAGGATGCTCCTATGTAGACAACAACTGGAGCACCAATTCAGTCTTACTGACCGGGCTTCAAAACTCCACAGACACCAATTTTATGAACGGCCAGATGACCAGAATTGCAAGCATGTGGGGAAGAAGCACCCCTACTCTGCGTTTTGTAAATGATCCGTCCAATTTCAATTCAACCTACAATGCTATTTCCTACTCAACAGGAAAGATCTATTATGGGTACGCTATTTATTATGATGCAAAATCAAAAGGCGGCGATATTGTAAACGCAATGATTCTTGCTCATGAATACGGACATCAGCTGCAGTATATTTTCAATCTTCCTTCTGTATCGGAGTCAACGTACAGACCAAACGAGCTTGAGGCAGATGGTTTTGCAGGATATTATCTGAGAAGACCTAACGGGTACAATAAAACCAGCTTCCCGGAAATTGCGGCAGCCTATGAGTTTGCTCAAAGTATCGGTGACTATCAGACAACAAATGTAAACCACCATGGAACACCAGCGCAGAGAAGATCAGCAGTTCGTTTAGGATTCCTTCTGGGCCAGTACGATCTTAATGCCTCCAATTTCGATTACAACTTCTTTTATTATTATCAGGGAGTTTTAAATGGTACTTATAAGATGGCTAAAAACACAGTAAATCCTGAAATTGATGCCTACATGAGTCAATATATAGATGAGCTGAGAAAAATTCAGACAGGAGAAATTTCTGCTGAAGAATTTAAACATCTTCAATAAACGAGAACATTCATTTTTAGCATATTTAAGAAAGGAGGCGGGCAGTATGTTCCGCCCCTTTTTTGTTTAAAAAATCTTTTATGTCTTAAACAATCAATTTGTTTGTATTTTTGAAAAAATTACAAAGAACTTCCAACCCACCTATAATGAACAGAGATCTCTATATTGATTTCGCCAAAGGACTGGCAACACTTTCCATCATATTTATCCATACCGCTTTCTGGTCTGGACAATTTTATATTCCCGCTGAAGTAAGAGTTTTCTCGCTTGTTTTTGACGTAGCTCTTTTTTATGCTTTGAGCGGAATCACTTCGGGAGCGAATATTGAAAAAACATTATATCGTCTTCTGAAACTCCAGATCACCTATATGATTTTTGTGACTTTCCTGTTCTTTTTAGATTACTTCTTTAAAGTGTTTGGCCTGAGTTTCTTTTCCATGGAATGGC
Encoded here:
- a CDS encoding sensor protein KdpD produces the protein MSSAKDFLELIQKSRKGKFKIYIGMSAGVGKTFRMLQEAHSLLRNGIDVKIGYIETHGREETEALVEGIPQIERKSVFYKGKNLEEMDLQAIINEHPEVVLVDELAHTNVEGSKNKKRWQDVLEILDNGINVISAMNIQHIESLNEEVKKITGVEVTERVPDKILALADEVVNIDLTADELLTRLKEGKIYKKEKIQTALSNFFQSGHILQLRELALKEVATHVERKVETEIKTENFKPIKFLACISSNEKIAKTIIRKTARLASYYNSPWTVLYVQKPSENPEKIALDKQRYLINNFNLAQELGAKVVRIKESSVHNGILEYVIAHNITTVCIGKPHASFWQRMLGYSWIYTLMNRLNERQIDIIILS
- a CDS encoding porin, giving the protein MFFSKAQSSDSLKTSNKVTFSAYAELFYTYDFNEPGNHIRQNFLYSYNRHNEMNLNLGLVKANYQSENIRANVALMAGTYAQDNMAAEQNALRYVNEANVGIRLSKNKNLWIDAGIMPSHIGWESAIGKDNVNLTRSLAAENSPYFETGAKISYTSDNGRWFLSGLVLNGWQRIAKPEGNQSISFGHQVTYKPTDKITLNSSSFIGNDKAKEDKRMRYFHDLYGSFQLTDQFSAILGFDIGAEQKSKGSEQYNIWYSPNVQMKYQLDSKWALAGRLEYYNDKNGVIISTETPNGFQTFGYSLNVDYAIFKNVVFRTEARGFTSKDAIFAKNDEFKKGNFFITSSLAVWF
- the kdpB gene encoding potassium-transporting ATPase subunit KdpB, encoding MKNQSQTLFQRDLVNEAIKQSFVKLNPKIMFKNPVMFLVEIGTIVMFIVSMFSLTGDKTQGSFSYNFLVFIILFFTVLFANFAEAIAEARGKAQADTLRKTREETPAKLVLDNKPGFQVETRLKMSAEMTLGDIFLCEAGDQIPMDGEIIEGLATIDESAITGESAPVIREAGGDKSSVTGGTKVLSDRIKVRVTTKPGESFLDKMIALVEGASRQKTPNEIALTILLAGFTLTFIIVTLTLKPFADYAQTPITIAAFISLFVCLIPTTIGGLLSAIGIAGMDRALRANVITKSGKAVETAGDIDVLLLDKTGTITIGNRKATQFHPANGIQLEEFIKASALSSVADETPEGKSIIELSALKTEDLLVSNPTYIDFTAETRTSGIDFDETRIRKGAYDTIKKLTEKAGNIFPQETQDAVTKISENGGTPLVVAVNEKVWGVIELQDIIKTGIQERFQRLRKMGVKTVMVTGDNPLTAKFIAEKAGVDDFIAEAKPEDKMNYIKKEQQEGKLVAMMGDGTNDAPALAQADVGVAMNSGTQAAKEAGNMVDLDNDPTKLIEIVEIGKQLLMTRGTLTTFSIANDVAKYFAIIPALFITFIPSLQKLNIMNLHSPETAILSAVIFNAVIIPFLIPLALKGVAYKPIGASALLRRNLLIYGLGGVIVPFIGIKIIDLVISLFY
- the kdpC gene encoding potassium-transporting ATPase subunit KdpC, whose translation is MKNHIVSAFRLTLVMLLVTGIYLAVVYGGSKILPNKGNGEIVYNKGQKFYANIGQEFKSEKYFHGRPSSVDYNAAGSGGSNKGPSNKEYLEIVQKRIDTLKMDNPEMGNAKVPVELVTASGSGLDPDISQEGALYQAKRIAKVRSISEEQIKSLINNQTEKPFLGLFGPSKVNVLKLNIALDQLK
- a CDS encoding ATP-binding protein; protein product: MKLKTKLTLGVGLLFLLIVLLSVIGSVYINKLKSDTEKILTANYNSLEFSKNMLLALDNISTDSTVAIADFRKNNKLQEKNLTEFGEKEATQNLNLHFNSYLKAPDINKEKLIREDLSKIMSLNMKGIERKSDIAIITAENATFWIVSLGTVCFLIAFILLFNLPQTIAEPINQLTFSIKQIADKNYSERVHFKGSEEFNSLADSFNTMAEKLQEYESSTLSKQLMDKKRIETLVNNMHDAVIGLDENHFIYMINDEALKITNLHKEDIIGKTAHEVAINNDLMRELLKNIDHPVKDPIKIVRDNKENYFEQDIIPINIVKTGEKEKKNIGKVILLRNITPFKELDFAKTNFIATISHELKTPISAIKMGVQLLGNQKFGELNEQQQELLKSINEDGQRLLDITGELLNLSQVESGNIRLTIGKCSPKEIVQTAVKNVEKLAEQKNIYISTEYLLEDSDAVTADFDKTVWVMNNFLTNAVKHSFQDENIKIVVEKLNAFIQFSIIDTGSGIDEQYHRQIFDRYFQVPGEHQNGTGLGLAISKNFIEKQHGEIGVKSSLNNGSTFYFRLPVS